One genomic segment of Clostridium estertheticum subsp. estertheticum includes these proteins:
- a CDS encoding ABC transporter ATP-binding protein, translating to MQLQVNNLCKNFKENTAVNHVSFTLEKGVYGLLGANGAGKTTLMRMLCTLVTPTNGTVQYDGEDIQDMDERYRRILGYLPQEFGYYPEFSAQDYMLYIAALKGLKPIIARKRVNELLDIVSLTKVRKKKIKTFSGGMKRRLGIAQAVLNNPEILILDEPTAGLDPKERIRFRTLISHIAEERIVLLSTHIVSDLESMAKEILIMKDGSIIAKGDIEKLLSEVRGKTWTCLVDSKETEELCSTYLFSNERNCGEKVELRIISDTSPLPSAIQVEPTLEDLFIYYFGEVNENANFEI from the coding sequence ATGCAATTACAAGTAAATAATTTATGTAAGAATTTTAAAGAAAATACAGCTGTTAATCATGTAAGTTTTACATTAGAAAAAGGAGTATATGGTCTACTCGGAGCTAATGGCGCAGGGAAAACAACTCTTATGAGAATGCTTTGCACACTAGTTACGCCTACTAATGGAACAGTACAGTATGATGGAGAAGATATCCAAGACATGGATGAAAGATATAGGAGAATTCTTGGTTATTTGCCACAAGAATTTGGATATTATCCGGAATTTTCAGCACAGGATTATATGTTATATATAGCTGCATTAAAGGGCTTAAAGCCAATAATTGCAAGAAAACGTGTAAATGAATTATTAGACATAGTTTCACTAACAAAAGTTAGAAAGAAGAAAATAAAAACTTTTTCTGGTGGAATGAAGAGAAGGCTTGGGATTGCCCAGGCAGTCCTTAATAATCCAGAAATTTTAATATTAGATGAGCCAACAGCAGGACTAGATCCAAAAGAAAGAATCCGGTTCCGTACGCTCATCAGCCACATTGCTGAGGAACGAATTGTTCTATTGTCTACTCATATTGTGTCAGATTTAGAATCCATGGCAAAAGAAATTTTAATTATGAAAGATGGAAGTATTATTGCTAAGGGAGATATTGAAAAGTTACTATCTGAAGTCAGAGGCAAGACATGGACTTGCCTAGTAGATTCAAAAGAAACAGAAGAATTATGTTCCACGTATTTATTCAGCAATGAAAGGAACTGTGGAGAGAAAGTTGAACTTAGGATTATTTCAGATACAAGTCCATTACCATCTGCTATACAGGTTGAGCCTACTTTGGAAGACTTGTTTATATACTATTTTGGCGAGGTGAATGAAAATGCAAATTTTGAAATATGA
- a CDS encoding manganese catalase family protein, with translation MWTYDKFLQFPVKIKKADPKMAKIIVTQYGGPDGELAASLRYLTQRFSMITPQAIATCNDIGTEELAHLEMVGAIVRQLMKGASLEEIQKAGMADYYVDHGRGVFPVSASGSPFTAAYIQSKGDPIVDLTENLAAEQKARATYEYLINMADDPDVLEPLKFLREREIVHYQRFGESLRIVQDYLQEPHLFTMK, from the coding sequence ATGTGGACATACGATAAGTTCTTACAGTTTCCAGTAAAAATTAAAAAAGCAGATCCTAAAATGGCAAAAATAATTGTTACGCAATATGGCGGACCAGATGGTGAATTAGCTGCATCCTTAAGATATTTAACTCAACGATTTTCAATGATTACGCCCCAAGCTATAGCAACATGTAATGATATCGGAACAGAGGAGTTGGCTCATTTGGAAATGGTTGGTGCTATAGTTAGACAATTAATGAAAGGCGCTAGTCTCGAAGAAATTCAAAAAGCTGGTATGGCTGACTACTATGTAGATCATGGTAGAGGAGTATTCCCAGTAAGTGCTTCAGGTTCACCTTTTACGGCAGCTTACATTCAATCAAAAGGAGACCCGATTGTAGACCTTACTGAAAACTTAGCTGCAGAGCAAAAAGCAAGGGCAACTTATGAGTACCTAATAAATATGGCAGATGATCCTGATGTATTAGAACCATTAAAGTTTCTACGCGAAAGGGAAATTGTTCATTATCAAAGGTTTGGTGAATCTCTTAGAATTGTTCAAGATTATTTACAGGAACCTCATCTATTTACAATGAAGTAG
- a CDS encoding spore coat protein CotJB, with amino-acid sequence MMNRTEVLKLVVASEFMKEDLALYLNTHPMDKEAIATYNFYVKESKRLKANYEMNYGMLSEHDSLSPYPWQWINNPWPWETDANYKLEREDN; translated from the coding sequence ATGATGAATAGAACGGAAGTCTTAAAACTGGTTGTTGCTTCAGAATTTATGAAAGAGGATTTAGCTTTATATCTTAATACCCATCCAATGGATAAAGAGGCTATTGCAACTTATAATTTTTATGTGAAAGAATCAAAAAGATTAAAGGCAAATTATGAAATGAATTACGGAATGTTATCTGAGCACGACTCTTTAAGTCCATATCCATGGCAGTGGATAAATAATCCGTGGCCTTGGGAAACTGATGCTAATTATAAATTAGAAAGGGAGGATAATTAA
- a CDS encoding spore coat associated protein CotJA, with amino-acid sequence MEQNNNVITMDNCIPQETVIKNIRLAAAYVPYQKLCTLFSPIEALKRGTVFPELFSPYEGQDKKYRPLESSKRGITYDE; translated from the coding sequence TTGGAACAAAATAACAATGTAATAACAATGGATAATTGTATTCCACAAGAAACTGTAATAAAAAATATCAGATTAGCTGCAGCATATGTTCCCTACCAGAAGCTTTGCACACTTTTCTCACCTATTGAAGCGCTTAAAAGAGGAACTGTATTCCCGGAACTTTTTAGTCCATACGAGGGGCAGGATAAAAAATATCGTCCATTAGAATCAAGTAAAAGGGGGATAACTTATGATGAATAG
- a CDS encoding spore coat protein, with amino-acid sequence MGMITNNIVKNNTNINDEVIAGNMIGSATSAADAYLAATLTSSTPELRALYSSNLNGIIGGHSALTDLAVNRGWVSPYNKPSQQLADTFEKSQTTVENK; translated from the coding sequence ATGGGAATGATAACAAATAATATTGTAAAAAATAACACAAATATTAATGATGAAGTAATCGCCGGAAATATGATTGGCTCCGCAACAAGTGCAGCAGATGCTTATCTAGCTGCAACTTTAACAAGCTCTACGCCTGAATTAAGAGCGTTATATTCATCTAATTTAAATGGTATAATAGGTGGGCATTCAGCATTAACAGACTTAGCTGTAAACCGTGGATGGGTATCACCTTATAATAAACCTTCACAGCAATTAGCTGATACTTTTGAAAAATCTCAAACTACAGTTGAGAATAAATAA
- the glmS gene encoding glutamine--fructose-6-phosphate transaminase (isomerizing), producing MCGIVGYFGIKEAQTILIDGLRKLEYRGYDSAGVAIIDNGVLNVTKCKGRLANLEAELLETPLKGTVGIGHTRWATHGKPSDENSHPHTNEKGTISVVHNGIIENYIHLREWLMAKGYKFVSETDTEVVPHLIDFYYKGNIVEAVKKATAKMEGSYAIAVLCSDEPDKLIAVRKDSPLIVGLGENEFYVASDIPAVLNHTREVYLLEDNEFVVISNDGIKLEDIEGDIINKEVFHVTWDAAAAEKGGYEHFMIKEIHEQPKAIRDTMTSRIVLGQPITLDDINITKEQIKKLDKIYIVACGTAYHAGAVGKYVIEKLARIPVELDIASEFKYRDPIIDKNTLMIVISQSGETADTMSALRLAKEKGARVIAVTNVVGSAASREADDVLYTWAGPEIAVASTKAYATQLIAMYIIALFFAQNKETLSMDKIEEIKAAMLELPEKAEEMLKDKETIQKFTAKTYMHKDMFFIGRGLDYAVALEGSLKLKEVSYIHSDAYAAGELKHGAIALMEEGTIVIALATQEELFGKMVSNMRELSTRGAKVYAFAPKGHTEIEKSVHAVTYVPKVLDILAPVISVIPLQLLAYYMAIQKGCDVDKPRNLAKSVTVE from the coding sequence ATGTGCGGAATAGTTGGATATTTTGGAATAAAAGAGGCTCAAACAATATTGATTGATGGGCTTAGAAAATTAGAATATAGAGGATACGATTCAGCAGGAGTCGCAATTATAGATAATGGAGTTTTAAATGTTACTAAATGCAAAGGAAGACTTGCAAATTTAGAAGCTGAATTATTAGAAACCCCACTTAAAGGTACTGTTGGAATAGGTCATACAAGATGGGCTACTCACGGTAAGCCATCAGATGAAAATTCTCATCCACACACTAATGAAAAAGGAACTATTAGTGTAGTTCATAATGGAATTATCGAGAACTATATCCATTTAAGAGAATGGTTAATGGCAAAAGGATATAAATTTGTATCTGAAACTGATACAGAAGTCGTACCACATCTTATAGATTTTTATTATAAAGGAAACATTGTTGAAGCTGTAAAGAAGGCTACTGCAAAAATGGAAGGTAGCTATGCAATAGCAGTATTATGCAGTGATGAACCAGATAAATTGATAGCAGTAAGAAAAGATAGTCCATTAATAGTAGGACTTGGAGAAAATGAATTTTATGTAGCATCTGATATACCAGCAGTGCTCAATCATACAAGAGAAGTATATTTATTGGAAGACAATGAATTTGTTGTTATCTCGAATGATGGCATAAAGCTTGAAGATATAGAAGGCGACATTATAAATAAAGAAGTTTTCCATGTAACTTGGGATGCAGCTGCAGCTGAAAAAGGTGGATATGAACACTTTATGATTAAAGAAATCCATGAACAGCCAAAGGCAATCAGAGATACAATGACTTCAAGAATAGTTCTTGGACAGCCGATAACTTTAGATGATATAAATATAACTAAAGAACAAATTAAGAAATTAGATAAAATATATATTGTAGCATGCGGAACTGCATACCATGCAGGGGCTGTAGGTAAATATGTTATAGAAAAACTTGCAAGAATACCAGTAGAACTTGATATAGCGTCAGAATTTAAATACAGGGATCCAATAATTGATAAAAACACATTAATGATAGTTATTAGTCAATCAGGAGAAACTGCAGATACTATGTCGGCATTAAGACTTGCGAAGGAAAAAGGAGCAAGAGTAATAGCTGTAACTAATGTTGTAGGTAGTGCGGCTTCAAGAGAAGCAGATGATGTACTATACACATGGGCAGGACCAGAAATAGCTGTTGCATCTACTAAAGCTTATGCAACTCAGCTTATAGCAATGTATATAATTGCTCTATTCTTTGCTCAAAATAAAGAAACTTTAAGTATGGATAAAATTGAAGAAATTAAAGCAGCGATGCTAGAACTTCCAGAAAAAGCAGAAGAAATGCTTAAAGACAAAGAAACTATACAAAAGTTTACAGCAAAAACTTATATGCATAAGGATATGTTCTTCATAGGACGTGGGCTTGATTATGCAGTTGCACTAGAAGGTTCATTAAAACTAAAAGAAGTATCTTATATCCACTCAGATGCATATGCCGCAGGAGAGCTTAAACATGGGGCAATAGCACTTATGGAAGAAGGAACTATAGTTATAGCATTAGCTACTCAAGAAGAGCTATTTGGTAAAATGGTAAGTAATATGCGTGAACTATCGACTAGGGGAGCAAAAGTATATGCTTTCGCACCAAAAGGTCATACTGAAATTGAAAAATCAGTTCATGCTGTAACTTATGTACCAAAAGTATTGGATATATTAGCACCAGTAATATCAGTAATTCCACTACAATTATTAGCATATTACATGGCAATTCAAAAGGGTTGCGATGTTGATAAGCCAAGAAATCTTGCAAAATCAGTAACTGTGGAATAG